The genomic interval GCAGATCATCGGCTGCACGTCGCCGTTGTTCGTCTGAAACCTGCGCCGACAATATGGCGGTGATCTCGCTTTCTGTGAGGTCGCTTCGTGCCTGTATCCAGGTTCTGCGCCGGTCCTCGGATGCTTCGATCACCAGTATCCGGTCGTAACTCGCGTGTTGACCGGTTTCAATAAGAAGCGGGATCGAAAACAGGCAGTAGGGTGATTGGGTACGGCTTGCCGCCTCATTCATTCGCCGCCGGATCTCGGGGTGGAGGATCGATTCCAGTTGCTTACGGGATTCGGGATCACCAAACACTATGTTTCTCAAGGCGGTCCGGTCGAGGTTGCCGTCACGATCAAGCACCGAGTCACCAAAAACGTCCACGATCTTCTGGACAGCCGGTTCTCCAGCCTGTGTCATCTCATGTGAAGTCTCGTCAGCATCAATCACCGGTACGCCCAGTTTCCGGAAGTAATCACTGACTGTTGTCTTACCCGACCCGATGCCACCTGTTAATGCAATTCTCAGCATCGCGAACTCAACCCAGACCAGTAAACCGGAGATAACCATTGACCAGTTGTTGGCCAAAGAGCATCGCTATAAAGCCAGCCCCTGCAAGGTAAGGTCCGAAAGGCAGTGGCTGGCGGCTGTTCAGTCGGCCTGCTGTGATCATGCTGATGCCGACTGCAGCACCGACCACCGATGCCAGCAGGATGACCAGAGGCAGCATCTGCCAGCCGAGCCAGGCACCAAGGGTCGCCAGCAGCTTGAAGTCACCGTGGCCGAATCCGGTACGCCCAGTGATGAACCGGTATAGGTGATAGACGAACCACAGGGACAGATAACCCGCGACAGCACCGATGACCGCCGAATGAATGTCGCAGAATCCGCCTGCGAGATTGACCAGGAGCCCGAGCCAGAGCAGCGGCAGGGTCATGACATCGGGCAGCAGAAAATGATCGACATCGATAAACGTCAGTGCGATCAGAGTCCAGCTGAAGATTAGAGCCGGAACAAGCACTGAGCTGACGCCAAAGCGCCACATGACGACCAGTGTCACAGCTGCAGTGAATGCCTCGACTGCCGGATAGCGGATCGAAATCTGGGCCTGGCAGCTCGAGCATCGCCCACGCAGGATCAAGAAGCCCAGTACCGGTATATTTTCCCACCAGCGAATGACATGATTGCACGTCGGGCAATGAGATCGTCCCAGCACAATGCCTGGTGGTGGTTTCGCACTGACCTGGGAAGGGTCTGAGACTGCTTCAGCGGGTTGCCACTGATAGGCAAGGCGCGGCGGCAGGCGAATGATCACCACGTTGAGAAAACTGCCGACCACAAGGCCCAGTAACAGCCCCAGTAAGCCGCTGGTTGCGGGCATCTCGGTCAGAAGATCTAGGTATTCCACAGGCCAGACGCCCTCTGCGTTGCAAACACCAGAGGTCTAGACCACGGATGCCATCTTAAAGATGGGCAGGTACATCCCGATAACCAGCGTACCAACGATACCCCCCAGAACTACCATGAGCAGTGGTTCAATCAATTTACTCATGTTGTCTACTGCTTCGCGGACTTCACGTTCGTAAAAATCAGCGA from Gammaproteobacteria bacterium carries:
- a CDS encoding A24 family peptidase, whose amino-acid sequence is MPATSGLLGLLLGLVVGSFLNVVIIRLPPRLAYQWQPAEAVSDPSQVSAKPPPGIVLGRSHCPTCNHVIRWWENIPVLGFLILRGRCSSCQAQISIRYPAVEAFTAAVTLVVMWRFGVSSVLVPALIFSWTLIALTFIDVDHFLLPDVMTLPLLWLGLLVNLAGGFCDIHSAVIGAVAGYLSLWFVYHLYRFITGRTGFGHGDFKLLATLGAWLGWQMLPLVILLASVVGAAVGISMITAGRLNSRQPLPFGPYLAGAGFIAMLFGQQLVNGYLRFTGLG
- the coaE gene encoding dephospho-CoA kinase (Dephospho-CoA kinase (CoaE) performs the final step in coenzyme A biosynthesis.), coding for MLRIALTGGIGSGKTTVSDYFRKLGVPVIDADETSHEMTQAGEPAVQKIVDVFGDSVLDRDGNLDRTALRNIVFGDPESRKQLESILHPEIRRRMNEAASRTQSPYCLFSIPLLIETGQHASYDRILVIEASEDRRRTWIQARSDLTESEITAILSAQVSDEQRRRAADDLLINDGGIDDLHARIDRLHQRYLALARGPEQSND